One Dreissena polymorpha isolate Duluth1 chromosome 9, UMN_Dpol_1.0, whole genome shotgun sequence genomic window carries:
- the LOC127846164 gene encoding uncharacterized protein LOC127846164: MGHTESKDELAPETKPEVKEEESLNGVLRELRALQTQPTNHLIADRSCVLENAFSYFKSGKSELSPLEVSMVTSGYSEHAKEQGGPMREFFSLFFKEVLRKDIDMFEGQDHGQQLFPVNNARAIENHWFHALGKAIVVSTMSGGPGFPYLAPIVVQYLRGLECEHDLNISMVQNMLLRQLIKRINNAADGDQLQDAVDSDVERYIDNCGWPRPNMITISNRLELTQYLLKWEILSKRFAALEQLKHGLNTLQFLDKTRDLHEVEKILQAENGDHATAEYLKESLTKEIGRLNPRSERETNAKDFTLKCLPANKRHSEAVSLFHFITGMSSLPVNGIPLEVEFNRVDPSSELPQAITCIQRLRIPLGNETAIAFYSSFHKALTHGQYGFGRSERS; this comes from the exons ATGGGACACACTGAATCGAAGGATGAATTAGCACCCGAAACAAAACCAGAGGTGAAAG AGGAAGAAAGTCTAAACGGAGTGTTACGGGAACTGCGTGCGTTACAAACACAACCTACCAATCACCTCATAGCTGACAGGTCATGCGTACTAGAAAACGCATTTTCTTACTTCAAGTCGGGTAAATCTGAGTTGTCGCCCTTGGAAGTGTCAATGGTTACTTCTGGGTATAGCGAGCATGCAAAGGAGCAAG GTGGGCCGATGAGAGAGTTTTTTTCGTTGTTCTTTAAAGAGGTTTTGAGAAAGGATATCGACATGTTTGAAGGGCAAGACCATGGCCAACAACTCTTTCCGGTCAACAATGCGCGCGCAATAGAAAATCACTGGTTTCACGCTCTAGGAAAAGCGATTGTTGTCTCCACGATGTCTGGTGGACCAGGATTTCCGTACCTCGCGCCTATAGTTGTCCAGTATCTGCGAGGTTTGGAATGTGAGCATGACCTGAATATCAGTATGGTGCAAAACATGCTGCTAAGGCAATTGATCAAAAGG ATAAACAATGCTGCGGACGGTGATCAGCTGCAGGATGCTGTTGACTCAGACGTGGAGAGGTACATAGACAACTGCGGCTGGCCAAGACCCAATATGATAACA ATATCAAATCGGTTAGAACTTACGCAGTATCTTCTAAAATGGGAGATACTATCTAAACGATTCGCCGCCCTTGAACAGCTTAAACACGGTCTGAACACGTTGCAATTTCTCGACAAGACACGCGATCTTCATGAAGTGGAAAAAATTCTGCAAGCTGAGAACGGCGACCATGCAACAGCTGAATATTTGAAGGAATCATTAACGAAAGAAATCGGGCGCCTGAATCCCCGCTCGGAGAGAGAAACCAATGCGAAGGATTTCACGCTGAAATGCCTCCCAGCAAACAAAAGAC ATTCCGAGGCTGTCAGTCTGTTTCATTTCATAACGGGTATGTCGTCACTTCCGGTCAACGGCATCCCCCTCGAAGTCGAGTTCAACCGCGTGGATCCTTCCTCGGAGCTTCCACAGGCGATCACGTGCATCCAGCGGCTCCGAATCCCCCTAGGAAACGAGACCGCCATCGCATTTTACTCCTCCTTTCACAAGGCATTGACTCACGGGCAATACGGGTTCGGTCGGTCAGAACGATCGTAA
- the LOC127844856 gene encoding E3 ubiquitin-protein ligase etc-1-like, with protein sequence MNSNKSIRNMFRRGDEPGSIQVAILQAGWLPQVPIAPDLVAYRFELKPVIDKLIGSKQNILFIEVDRENIFEQAIAIYKKCDHDTHVKLMVTFKTGGVKEDGIDGSGLRREFYHSFFKVCLTKKTMFVGNGRRKFPSNDVNLVQNGYFAAFGRAIVASVMNGDCGFPYLSPIVFKYMVGEDTQEDEQLDAVPDLDIKDLCKHLLDAKTDDEVIEVTGGDQGSIISHIGWPTGENFSLRNRNVLVQMLIHWDIIEKRRRALDQLKAGLNHMGFLEATKKNPNLLPLLVYSESFSLNAEYARNQLQPKIKALECADETQMQAKRWMQEFLNDMSDEDAQSFYQFATGSADPPVADESISMEFNSYDHTLTLPSASTCSSLFRIPLGNRTSIDFKRSMKTALDNARFGFGAERT encoded by the exons ATGAATTCAAACAAGTCTATTAGAAACATGTTTAGAAGAGGTGACGAACCTGGATCTATTCAG GTTGCCATTTTGCAGGCCGGATGGTTGCCTCAGGTTCCCATTGCGCCTG ATCTGGTCGCATATCGGTTTGAACTGAAGCCAGTTATTGACAAGCTGATTGGAAGCAAACAAAACATTCTATTCATCGAGGTGGACCGGGAAAACATCTTTGAACAAGCCATAGCAATTTACAAGAAATGCGATCATGATACGCACGTGAAACTCATGGTAACATTCAAAACAGGCGGCGTGAAGGAAGATGGGATTGACGGATCCG GTCTTCGACGGGAGTTTTACCACAGTTTCTTCAAGGTCTGCCTCACAAAAAAGACTATGTTTGTTGGCAATGGTCGTCGGAAATTTCCCTCAAACGACGTTAATCTAGTGCAGAACGGGTACTTCGCGGCCTTTGGCCGGGCGATTGTTGCCTCCGTCATGAACGGCGACTGTGGTTTTCCGTACCTGTCGCCGATTGTATTCAAATACATGGTGGGCGAGGATACACAAGAAGACGAACAGCTGGATGCTGTTCCTGACCTAGATATTAAAGATCTATGTAAACAT CTGCTGGATGCCAAAACTGACGATGAAGTGATTGAAGTGACGGGAGGAGATCAAGGCTCCATCATCAGTCATATCGGATGGCCAACAGGGGAAAATTTCAGT TTACGAAACAGAAACGTTCTAGTCCAAATGTTAATTCACTGGGACATAATAGAGAAACGCAGAAGGGCATTGGACCAACTAAAAGCTGGCCTTAATCACATGGGTTTTCTCGAGGCCACTAAGAAGAACCCAAACCTTCTGCCCCTGTTGGTGTATTCGGAGAGCTTTAGTCTCAACGCCGAGTACGCTCGAAATCAACTTCAGCCTAAGATAAAGGCGTTGGAGTGTGCGGATGAAACGCAGATGCAGGCAAAGCGATGGATGCAGGAGTTTCTGAACGACATGTCTG ACGAAGATGCACAATCATTCTACCAGTTTGCAACTGGTTCTGCGGATCCTCCTGTAGCCGACGAAAGCATTTCCATGGAATTCAACTCGTATGACCATACATTGACCCTGCCGTCTGCGAGCACGTGTAGTTCGCTTTTCCGAATACCTCTAGGGAACAGAACCTCGATTGATTTCAAACGGTCGATGAAAACGGCCTTGGACAACGCAAGATTTGGGTTCGGTGCAGAAAGGACCTAA